The proteins below are encoded in one region of Paenibacillus sp. YYML68:
- a CDS encoding MalY/PatB family protein, whose product MPFDFDKHIDRRNTRSYKWDQNDKLFGDADVLSLWVADMDFYSPPAVRKVIEERAALGVYGYSIRTDSYFDAIVSWFERRHGWTIKPQWITDVPSVVTSLSIAIELFSEPGGQVVLQSPVYYPFYDVILSNDRKLAINPLVQRNNRYEMDYDHLESLFAGGAKLMLLCSPHNPGGRVWEREELLKLGELCLRYGVTVVSDEIHADLALPGYKHVPFASLSPELADITITCLAATKTFNLPGLHTSFVVTSNSSLKRRFDHRIKTLSLHMAQHFAQDAVEAAYREGEEWLDAMIEYVSGNMTYTIDYLADQLPEVKPLRSEGTYLLWVDCRGLGLDVKGLKELMFKEAKVAFSEGSVFGAEGEGWLRINLACPRAIVVEALARFCEAAKARVK is encoded by the coding sequence CTTTGACAAGCACATTGATCGACGCAACACACGTTCCTATAAATGGGATCAGAACGACAAGCTGTTCGGAGACGCTGACGTCCTCTCGCTATGGGTAGCGGATATGGACTTCTACAGCCCGCCAGCGGTGAGAAAGGTGATCGAGGAGCGTGCCGCACTCGGTGTGTACGGATATTCGATACGGACGGACAGCTACTTCGACGCGATCGTCAGCTGGTTCGAGCGTCGCCACGGCTGGACGATTAAGCCGCAATGGATTACCGACGTACCAAGTGTCGTCACGTCACTGAGCATCGCCATCGAGCTGTTCAGCGAGCCGGGCGGACAAGTCGTACTGCAGTCTCCGGTCTATTATCCGTTCTACGACGTCATACTGAGCAATGATCGGAAGCTTGCGATTAACCCGCTCGTGCAGCGTAACAACCGTTATGAGATGGACTACGACCATCTGGAGTCATTGTTCGCAGGGGGCGCGAAGCTGATGCTCTTATGCAGCCCACACAATCCAGGCGGACGCGTCTGGGAGCGCGAGGAGCTGCTGAAGCTCGGGGAGCTGTGTCTACGCTACGGCGTCACCGTCGTCTCCGACGAAATTCATGCCGATCTCGCCTTGCCGGGCTACAAGCACGTTCCGTTCGCATCGCTGTCGCCTGAGCTCGCAGACATTACGATTACGTGTCTTGCTGCTACGAAGACGTTCAACCTGCCTGGCCTGCACACGTCGTTCGTCGTCACCTCGAACAGCTCGCTGAAGCGTCGCTTCGATCACCGGATCAAGACGCTCAGCCTGCACATGGCCCAGCACTTCGCCCAGGACGCTGTCGAGGCTGCTTACCGCGAGGGCGAGGAGTGGCTCGATGCGATGATCGAGTACGTGAGCGGCAATATGACTTATACCATTGATTATTTAGCTGATCAACTACCGGAGGTTAAGCCGCTGCGTTCGGAAGGAACGTACCTGCTGTGGGTCGACTGCCGAGGACTTGGGTTAGATGTGAAGGGGCTGAAGGAGCTCATGTTCAAGGAGGCCAAGGTCGCGTTCAGCGAAGGCTCCGTCTTCGGCGCGGAAGGCGAAGGCTGGCTGCGGATCAACCTCGCGTGCCCGCGTGCCATCGTGGTCGAGGCGCTTGCTCGGTTCTGCGAGGCGGCTAAGGCGCGAGTGAAGTAA